One Nymphaea colorata isolate Beijing-Zhang1983 chromosome 12, ASM883128v2, whole genome shotgun sequence genomic window, TGTAGCGTTGTTCTCCAACCTTGATAATCCCAAAGAGAGCTTTCATAGTAGACCATACCGAAGTAATCTATCATCTGGAGTCATCTCAAGCTATTGAACAGATTCTTTACATTCAAAAATAGATGGCCATAGATAAGCCTCTTCTCATCCTCAACCTTGTGCATTGTGATAAAAGAACAGGAACAAGCATGACAGCCTGCATTCAGGTGTTTTAAGCCTCTGCTTCTTCCCTTGTCTTCCAGCAAAACCACGATATCGTAACTACAGATAAGATGCAGTCACCAAAAATAGGGTAGGCACCCTTTTCTTGCTGAACATGCTCATTAGGTGCTTACACTCGGTAACAAAAGGTGCTACATTGGCCTAGGCTGCTGATCAAGTAAAAAGTCTAGGCAAGGCATGGTccgaagaaaaggaaaaaaataatataaaaatggtGAACTGCAGAAATATTGagattaaaatggaaaaatctcaTGATCGGCATCTATTCAGCTCCACCAGGCAGTGCAACCTAAATGTGATGCCTAGTCAATCAGCCTGGTGCCAAGTACTTAGGCGGGCACCTAGCCGCACCTTTGACTACTAAGATTAGGTGGTACTAACTACTAGACAATCCCAACCAACTGGAGAACCTACTTAAGGACATTAAGGGTGATGATACCTGTTCATAGATATCCTGAACTCATTTCTAACCAGGCTCATTAGGTGCCAAGTTTTAAGGCAACTATAACCAACCGCATTCTCATAACACTGCACATATATATGAAACCATGTAtcatatgtgtgcatgtgtctgCTTGTATGTTTGATGCAAGGTCACAAATATCCTTCCTgagtttttctttgaaaaatctcGAGAGcccagaaattgaaaaaatacaaaaaaaccacggagaatATTAAATTATGAACTTCCAactaattttcttaaaaaaaatattaataaagattcaattaatgattaaaatgtttaaaaaatatttaaattcattttgagaaaaaaggcCTTGCAATTCTTTgttgtttattcttttttgtgtttcttcatGATAGTTTGAAAATATGGCCAATATATGTGCTTATGCTTTACGCTTGCCTCCTAAGCATATACAATGAAGGACCGAACATGGTCTAAAGCTATTCTAGATTAATATAAATAAGCTTTTCGGGTTCTGGGCCTGGCCAAGACACAGCGACATTACTTTTTAAGTTTAATACATAAAATCCAAACTCCAAagcatgaatgaggaaatgcaAACCACTACCAAGATACTTTTACCAGCTAGAAGCCCTGTCTCCAACCCTTCACAGCAAAGGCACAAACACTACCACTTCAAAGCATATACCAGGTTTTAGTTTATTTGATAATCCAGAGCTTTGACAAAACAGCTACAAAATTGGCTGCCATTTGCCACAAGTTGCAGTTTCCAGAAATTGTCTTAGCTACATTGAGCAACACGATCACAAAAATGAAGTGGACAAAATAATCATTGTGCACGATCAAGGCTTAGAGAAGCATGTTATGTAAAGAAAAtttacatagtttttttttttttttggtgcatacCTTACACAGAAAGAGTTAAAAAGCCTTTTTCCTTGGAACGACTTCAAATGACCATGAGCACGAACATAACAGCCATTCCTGCATATGAAATATTGCCTTAGGAGAAGCAGCCCTAATAAATAAGATTGGGTGACAACGTAACAAACTTGAAAATGGCTCCCAAAATTTGCACATggtagagaaagagaaattttacaTAGTAATCAGTGCTTTTCACATACGCAACGTTTGGACCGAGGCTGCCAGAGTTCAACTTATGACAAACAGCACTTCATGCGGTTTTCTGTGGATTATGAAAGCACTAGTTAAATTAGATAGCCAAGGAAGAAGCTTACTCAACCAAAGCAATTTCATTTGATTCCTGCACATCATTTACCCTGAGAAATATGATCGACGCTTGCCAAatttactataaaaaaaaatgttgaaagctCAATGTTTCAAATCAGAAGTTAAATACAGGACTAACGTACTGGCAGACATTTGAATAACCTACCATCAGGTAACATCAATTCTTCCCGTTCCATCATCTAGGACGAATTGTGAACATCAGTAACCTTTTCAAGTTTGTTCAACACCATTCCCACCAATGCCACCTTCCAAGCAATGTAATTTAAGTAAGTAGTGCAACAAATAGATGAGAACCACAAAGGATACGTCATAAAACTTCAAGACAGATGGGCCTTCCCGCACCCAACCTCATGCAGTAAAAGTAAATTCAGACAGAAAAGCCAGAGCAAGTGGTAACATTTGATTGTCATTCATAGAATGCCCAACCCTGGGGTCAAAGGTTCAtaatttaattcaatgaaatataTAGCTGAACATCTGACTAGCTTCTTGCAATATGAACAGACCCTTGATTGCCGACGATGAATGGTGACGTGGCTAGTCACTTGACCAAATTTTAGTTATTAAGCTTGATTTATGAACCGGATCAAATCATAGTTAGCTTTCACAAACAGATTTAGAAGCATGTGAACGACAAGCCGGAAATAGATTAACTTCAAAACTACATCTCTTGACCAATtccaaaaaggaaatttaaagCACCAAGCGGATGGGGTTTTAGTGAGAACAACAGAGGGCGTAAAAGTTTCAAGTTAATAACTCAGCCAAAAAATGTATAGGTACTATCAAGATGCCAACATACGATAGATCTGCAACTGCATCCAACAATTagtataataaattaaatttaaaaaagaaactgcGTCCTTCAGATTTTTAGATTCATGAAAGGGGTTTTTCTTTCATAATAAACTATGTTCTTCCAGAATAAGAGAGCGAATGCTAATTTGAATTATAAcctaataaatgaaaaaaaaaacatgctagAAAACGAAACAGGAAAAAGAACGACTAAAGCAGAAGTCCCAAGAAAAGTAAATCGACGAAGACGATCTTacagaaagaagaggaaaatcaGAAGAAACCTCGTACGGAAGTTAGGGttaaaaaaacaagcaaaaaggaAGGGAATTCAGGCGCTCGACGCGAAAATAACTTACATTATTAACCTCGCATCTGTCCACCACAATATTTGTATTATCATCGGCAGTTTTCTGCACGGCCTGGCTTTTCTGTTTCATAGTGAACGGAATGACCTCGCCATTTCCTCGCTTCTGCGAGACAACCAGCAAGAAACGAGTCAGATCAATTCCCGACTCAAAAAACAGTGATGACCGTGAGATCGGAGGACTGGACGAGTTTTGGGCGACAAGGATTCCACGATCACCTTGAACGTAGACAAGCCGGAACAACCTTTTTCgctgatttttctctttcccgCGCTGTAGAAACCAACCCGTAAGCCTCAGATTGATCGCTATTCGTGGGTCCCGTGGTGAACACATTTTATACCAATACGTTGGAACCCAAACTGTCTTTCCCGCTTTGAATGATCATCGGACAGGTTACGCACGGGGTTTATCTGTTTCACCGTCAACGGAATGACCCTGCCGTTTCCTCGCTTCTGCGAAAACAACGTGCAAGAAAAAATTCGGATGACCGTGAGATccgaggaaaaagaaaaaataaccgGAAGAAAAAATTCGGATGACCGTGAGATTCGAGGCGGCGGAGAAGAGTGGGTTGCTGTCATACTTGCTCGAGTACATCGCTCCTACTGAAGACGGACCGCCCAAGATCGAACGAAGCGCGAAAGACATTTTCTCGCTCCTCTGtggctgtttttcttttctcttcgcGCGCTGCAGAAGCGAAAGGTCCAAAGCCCTTGGTAGTTGGTGGGTGTTGAGCCCCTTTCTTATGTACGGTGGAACTCCAACGGCTTTTCCCGCCAAATAAGTTACAGTGAACGGATCGGATATAGTTCTGATATGGTTCAGATCCACATACGTTCTTTTTTCCGAAGGGCGAAGGGAGGTTGACGGTAAACATGGGTCGCGTTGCGGTAGAGACCAAGTCATTGTAAGTTGGATAATTATTTAGGTTCAAATTGGACCTGCATCTGATGCAAGGGGAACTGACCATGCATGACCGGTTCGAGTTTGAAAGAGAGGTTTGAAACAAAGCTAAGTCATAACCCTATAAGGATTAACATtcgagaaatatttttttgagcGAGCTGATGAATAACAATCCATCATTAGAAAGAGGCCCGAAGGCTTTCCCATATGTggtctttctcttcttttgatatttttaatttttattttaaaaatatttttttcatcaaattcgATTCACAAAAGATTCCAATACCAATTCGATTTAGCGAATTTCTTAGCCATTTGGCTTTAAGATTTCGATTCAGAAATAAAGTTCCTACGTTTATTCATAACCTTAAATGCATACTCAAACGTTTACAAAGTTAAATAAACGAAGAGTTCCAAATCAAATTGGCCAAACTAGGCACATCCTGTCCATTATCAGCCAGGCTTGGTAATTTCAGGCATTATTAGACTCATGAAATAAGTAACCTTGTCCAGCTATCAAACAATACAATATGCCAGTCAGAATAATAAATTTCATGGCTGCACGGAGCAACAACGCAAttgcaaaagaaatttgaagaaaactAAACATCTGTCAAATTTACAGCCATATGAACATCATGGATGTACAGAGACGTATCGTAGAAACCACAAGTAATGTGCCTGGAAGAGACTAGTGAACATGAAAACGGTGTCTCCTCCTCGACCTGTAACAGTAGCGAACACTTCAGGTACAATGCAGATAAAGATAATAGCGCGAAGGCAGGTCATAGAGTTGGAGCAAGAAATCTActtttttgttgcaaatctatttatctttctATGTTTGTgatattagtttctcacttattttattctcatatttttagtttttaaaaattttaaaaaatttaccatatttttcatatttttttcaagctctcagaattatataaaaaaaaaagcttgtcatttaaaaattcaaaaccttatttgtgactatgattaaGAGAAATCACTATTTTGGAGTTCATAGATCAAAATTTCTAGCTGTTTCAAAGAGCAAACCAAATAGAGATAGCACTCACATAACACAACCTGTAGCCAAACAACATGAGCACAAGCAACCAATACTGAGTGTGTGGGTTGTTgctaggtttttttttaagaagtgAGTAGAAGGACGCCCCCAAGTTCTCAGGCATTGTTATGAACGAGACCGAAAAAAAAAGCGAAGGACGAAAAGTAGAAGACGATCATCCTCCTAACAACAGTGCCaagaagaaaaagcttttaaaaCAAATGGGAGGATTCTAAAAGCCTCTTCAAGCTTAGGAATAAAAAAGTTGAGCAGTGAATTATATTGCAACGTATAATATTTAACAATAGATAAATCTGAAGCTCAACATTCAGACACAAAGATAAAACATACTCTATGTACAAGACAGTTTGACGGTGAGCCCCTCTGTCACGCCCGTAACTTTTAGAAAGGGCAGTTTATGAACTTTGTGAAACTAAAGCGTGTTTTTCCAATACTACGTAATGTTTGGGTCGATTCTGAAAGTTTGTTGAGAGGGAAAGTTTATCGAATCCTACCCGCCTCTTTCCTTATTTCACTCTTCAGCGCGGACAAAATTTCTGCCTGCCCGTTAGgacataatatatttttttttcccttgcccCGTTGCCCGTGGAGAAGGCTCGTCTTCCTCTTGCAGAAGCTCTCCCGCATCCAGCTGCTCACGTCTGCATCAGCTCCTCTTCCTCATCCCTGTCGAGGTAAGGCACCGGCTTGCCTGTTTCTATCGCGTTTTATTCTCACGTCTGCCTGTGTTTCCTGTCTGCCTTTCCCCAAATCGCAGCCCTAGTCGTCTTATTCGCCCTTTTAACATGAGGAGGGTCGTTTTAGATATGCTTTATCTTTGAAAAAGTAGATGATATTTGTTTCTAAGCCCAACTGATTGTGTCATTGAACATCTTACGGTGGCCAAAATTTATTGGATCTTTGTTGCCTTTTCTGTATTTGAGGAACATGTGATCACTATCCTCATTAGCTTGCTCACACATGACGGTAAGGGTTCTCCTTGAGGTTCAGACAAATCGCCGATTTGCAGAGGCAGACCCAGCTATGCATCCGGCTGCCCTCCTCTTTCCAAACCCTCTCCTCTTTTAAGTCTGGCCACTTCCATCTCCTCCGATTAAAACATGTCATATCATATCATAGGGCTCTTGGCTCCCTTCACTTTGAGCTCCACATAGGATTTACCAAGTTGGACAAGTTTCATATACTAATAGGTAATTGAATTTAGAGAATTGTTGATTTTGTTGGAGAACGTGTGAAGGCTTCATGTTGACCTCAGCTTCATTCCAAAACTTCTTTACCATGCACCTCTTTATTTCGCACCCATTCAAGAGACAGAGCGGTTTCAATAGTTGAAAAATTTTTGAGGATCAGTCCCTGCTCACCTTCAATGTTTAGCACCTGTGTTCGTGTTCATTGACAGTAGCCGTTAGCCGAAGAGATTGTCcatttcattcttcattcttctctcgtTGTTTATCATGACAAGAACCGGTAAGCATCTTACCGGTTTATATCTACCTGTGAAGTTGTGCATGTGAATCTAGATTATTTCAACAGTTGGTAGCAGAGCCGGTTAATGCCCTATATCATGTCTTCTTTGTTTGGAACCTTATGGGAGAGCAGTAGATATCTGTCCACCTTACAGATCAACGAGGGACGGCGTCCACCGGCGGTCTCTCCCACATAGGGATCTCTCTTTTTGTCCCCTTAAGCTCCTTTATTTTATTAGAGGCCTCATTGAAGCAGGAAATATGGTTAAACTGATGATAAAAAGATGATTCCTTATTGTCTTCTTTCTGCTCCTATTTCCTTTAGTGATTATTAAATTGTCTCTTAATCTTTAAATACTGAAACCCCACAGtgatcacatttttctttttttaaaataaaaagctaTTGGCCCACAGATCTCTTCTCACAGCATTTCTTGCCTGTGACTCCGTTGTTAGGTACTGGCAGCGCTCAGTCACTAGCATTTGCTCCAGTAGCAGATTTTTACATCCGaaagggcacttatatatatctatatatataatatttgaatatgttaatgtgaaaagaaacaaaaattgaagggctgatgtgggcagttcATATGTGGCTCCGTCACTGATTTGCGTTCAGTTTCAATCAGTATGGACGGCTTTTCAGCCTTTGCTCCTGATCTCATTCTAATGCATTTGTTTTGTGGTGTTACAATCTGTTGGAtgcctttttaaaaattttgaaattttaattagaaaGCCGTTTTGATATTTAAATGTTAACATAAATACAGTAAAATACTACTGGGTTGTATGATCAAAATGTCAAAGTTAAAAAGGCTGCATATTGTTAAAATCAATGCATTATAGCAGATGTGATCATCTCACTATTGGCTAAGATAGGAATGCAGCCAAAATTGTTGCTGTCAGCCTGTGACCTATTGGTCACAACAACACCTTCCAGCTATGAACTAGAGTGCTTTGGAAAAGGGTCTGCTTACAACATGGATGTTATATGAATATCAGACTTTCatacattgtttttctttgttggttgctaaatacttttatctgtttaGTTATATTTGGGCCTATCCATTGTACTTCCTAGCATTAATGATATTATTggcttttgcttcaaattgtATGGTTTCTTCTCCTATCCTTGCCTAGTTCCAAATATTGCTTAGATCTTTCCTGTAATTctgcttttcttgtatttgcagttATGACTTGTGACCTAATTTTACTGATGGCGGGTCATTTTTGTCGTGAGAAAGGGAAGGCTCAATGAGGCAGCACATTATTGTAGACAGGCTTTAGCAGTCGTCATctggtatgcatttttttccttgtcttcttcctttccttcttaatTGGTGGACTGCACTTGTCTAAAAATGTTTCCCCTTAATGCAGCCCCAATTAATTGTCATAGTAACCTTTGGGAATGCGATGAAGGTTCATGGTCCATTACAAGAAGTGAGTTactttgttctttgaagaggaaatctgttttctataaattctatAGAATAACATAGTGtgatttctttgctaatgtactttaaatttggttttctttttatttgtattattcTTGCCCTGTGTGCTTGAGTGTTGTATGTTCATCTTGGCtgcaagcattttgtgttttgatcttcttgctAGTGATTATAGTTTTCTGAAGTTTCTGGGTTTTTTACTGACCTTTaatagtttaattaggaaaaattgtttttgagaacttttattCTGTTATACTTTGTACAGAAATtgggaagaataaaaaaataccaaaattgttcaaaaaattctgaattttggttttctaaaatcctcTACTTCTGTAGAGTAAAAATATCCCTAGTTTTCATATCGGTTCTTTACAATATAATGTCTTTTTAACCCAGATTTGTGAACCTTTCAGAAATCGAAAAGTCTGCCTCTGTTTTATATCCAAACACTTTTTTACTTTCGCTTTCTGCAGACAGCCTTACATTCAGAGTCTAACAGTGTCCAATCCCATGATTGTCATCATCATTTCCCTAATGATTTTACGAAAGCCACTGCATAGGACTGGTTTATCCTGGGCTTCGttcaaggaaagagaagaactTAACCTAAACCTCTTGTAAAATCAGTTGATGACCTAACATTTATGAGAACTTgtcacccttaaaccaaccTTTTATGTAGAATATCATACTTTTGTGGGAAAGTTGGTGAAGTTCGTTCTTCTACTCAGTCTacccatcttgttttgcattcacccaTCTCTTTAGGGAGTAGAGCTTATGCctcctggtgatataccatttgatgtcaagaacatttgtaaaataatttttttttaattttgcttaaaaacattttaaaaatgtcttcgCTCATAATGAtatgtctttgctttactctTAGTATCTTCTCGAGTAGgagaaactttcaagtttttgttgtcaatcaatggaagaggaaagctgaaaaaatcCTGGATTTGAACAATAAGGAAAactcctatgaagctgagaaagtcaagactaggaaatgctattgactctggtgttcaaacatttgcaaggatttagcctgaaaatatattgagagagaagccacaatgctctgtaagatcttggcaggtagcaaaatgagtgttgagagatgggctcggggcttgtgtagttgttcatctgagtcagtaatcaagagtaccgggtaggcataaagctgatttatgtctatttcgcgaagataatggcttatgaacctttggctcgttgaaaacccgtaaggtgaagcgggttggacacgtgacaaagctacacataaccaccaaagcagtggagcttcgtagtagcctttgaggtggtgaggtattccctcaaaggtgaaggtcggcctgaaaaaaaaaaatcaaaaggcaaaaagctgaatgcaaaaaaaaaaaaaaaaaaaaagaaaaaaaaaaggtgtctgccaagagatgaaagacatgaaggctgaactcgcaggaattgaatgtaacgatcttttgtggatgtgtgaatttggggtcaatatctgctccttttttttgattacctaagatgtcgaggatgattcctttatgttcacattttggaaattgaaagatatccCTTCTAGAGGTTCAAcgacattgatgcgaaatgaatcctaatccTTGTATGGTACTATGGGTAAGTGAatgacatattatttgcacaacacgagcacttaAGTTTATGAGttaaagtgataattttgaactatttcaaagtaaaatttgacatctcttgttatgtttcgagGTTTTCTAGGCATAAGAGGAACTAAACGatcccctttggtcttgaaaggtgtttgccatttcattaacaaaccaCTAGTCcgttcatggaatagatgaaactcTTCAAACCTAGTCCACTCATACTGAATGTGACAATTTgtccatcttttcttttgtcttcaaagagatcatttgggaaccTGACCCAtaattccatcttaaccgagtgtcttcaaccCGTTGAAATGTCTTCAACctgtttttcaatgacataacccAGACTTAGGGAAGATCTCTTATTGGTCGAtcttgaactgtgacatttttgaaaaattttatccTTTAAAGTTGTATGAGTTTTGTTCCtggcttcatctaatatttgtcttggcttgcaatacatggttttgcaaaatgggGTGGAGTTATTCTTCATCGTCACCAACCACCCTCACATGCCTTTGCGCTGTCGCCTTCATAGTTTTGGACCAGGTTagtattcagtttcttcttgtttcttcttgtgtcttATTAGTTGAGTGTCATGGATATTTTGACTAGTATGTGTTTGTTTATCCATAAATCAAGATAGTATCCTGCATtggggaaaaa contains:
- the LOC116266102 gene encoding uncharacterized protein LOC116266102 isoform X1, whose translation is MRELLEDLEAFSWKRCGTKLMVYKGNNHFRGNDNADVGLLRPITDFDELTFHYVDCIAVHVDHVKRQSGGAQMQPSSTLSVFQNGSVGHQPLSLIKPTFTFEGIPHHLKGYYEAPLLWWLCVALSRVQPASPYGFSTSQRFISHYLREIDINQLYAYPVLLITDSDEQLHKPRAHLSTLILLPAKILQSIVASLSIYFQAKSLQMFEHQSQ